One region of Polaribacter pectinis genomic DNA includes:
- a CDS encoding MBG domain-containing protein: MTPKSKSKWLLLPFIMLFINLNSSAQTYNINDASVNGNTITTNTGTFYDSGGSAGNYGDSENTSTTFKSANGNPIQLDFTNVSIEPNGAGCYDSLTVYDGTSTSATSLGTFCGSSNFTVVSTNTDNALHFVFSSDGSVTESGWEATISTTTASNPINTLGYSFENTLDGWTNAGGDQFDWTNRENNTPSSGTGPQSGAQEGIWFMYIETSGGATNDNAYFQKEFDFTGEINAQLSFYYHMYSQTSNSNMGTLNVLISNNNGSSYTNVFTRTGNQGNGWLNQTIDLSAYDGQTIIIRFEGVRNTSWQSDVSIDNVVITSETGSSTPKIDITITADPKTKEFGDTDPALTYTITSGSLESGDTLVGNISRSPGEVVGNYTINQGSLLNTNNPKYNITYVSAIFSITSKDTDGDSYADDIDIDMDNDGILNIDESCVKPGAAAPESDQIKYSYENFDVYAIGGNTNNGLGYQESGFQEAAYSKGLDLTVLNGSNDFNLPNTVTDGSAGTTTGTFSNGNLSYVTTAVNTAVRRNQFRRTTGASFRSGNSGDAIYVKPSINLAVGEDYTINIDFTQAVHAFSFDLIDILDTTQDPVDLLLRYEVYADSKLIAYFESGFIGDDATATVNIFDADDISRGTMIVGQNTESTIGFLSNTTISKVSIVHKVLNGTVAGSYVDLHGMDNFVWSTNSISCFANSLDVDGDGIPNERDLDSDNDGIPDNIEAQTTIEYIAPNYSYNTNGLDTAYIGGLTVVNTDGNGNADFTNLDSDGDFIFDTVEAGLSIDTDGDGKTNGSVGENGLDNSIYPADDYSDVNANMDIPTSLPDSDNDALTIGDVDYRDIHPSGTPLITQIHQTSSNKIIEITNIHPTNSILANSIKFSLFKNKTGDQTNITPDEIYTIPTDLNPGETILVSNTNIIDIADSNDILLLTHPNGIATGITAWKNRYDTTSNINNNTSYVRSDEISSTNKNFTTTEWIAFVDDALDPYRDAGSGGPERHPHDPLLSEITNANAESNMLLGKHRINPTNRSGGSWSNGFPDRTRRVVIAENYSSSQKLSAKKLTINSGNKLTITDNLLVVSEDIILTDVTSEIRLSGTSQLIQSHTATSKSGGSGKLFIDQNSTLASTYRYNYMSSPVGGTSYTLGDVLKDGSDPTSATSTPLDIEFVGGYNGDTTSPIKIAEYWLFTYASADGSYSNWVQKKSTGSIPVTDGYSIKGPGQAQNYTFVGTPNDGNLTTSIGPNESYLVGNPYPSAISTKKFIEDNSSAIDGTLYFWQHAGEEDIASSNIAGHSYSGYIGGYSTRNIAMGLAANQVSSNDNSNDNTPSLGSGTYTTPENYIAIAQGFFISGDADGGDVVFNNSQREFITEGSESIFFRSNNDEDDEYTRPRLPVIKLGMDYTTVENRKTHRQIGISFNPNNSFAYDVGYDSYMYDLSDSDIYWRFQGDEDSKYIIAGVHEITPQLRVPLEIILAKDDEITIQIDEWNLRDQRVFLYDNHTGIYYPLKNNKAVLNLEKGTYENRFFITFSEKQEALSTTDDNYLANNISIFYNKKENAININPTNNINLVNAELYSILGKKIYSWKFSENENQNKKLKINSLSKTVYILKIDTDKGKISKKIIIN; the protein is encoded by the coding sequence ATGACCCCTAAATCTAAAAGTAAATGGTTGTTGTTACCATTTATAATGCTATTTATTAATTTAAATAGTTCAGCACAAACGTATAATATTAATGATGCTTCTGTTAATGGTAATACCATTACAACAAACACAGGTACTTTTTATGATTCTGGTGGTTCTGCTGGAAATTATGGAGATAGTGAAAATACCTCAACAACTTTTAAATCTGCAAACGGTAACCCTATTCAATTAGATTTTACAAATGTTTCAATAGAGCCAAATGGAGCTGGTTGTTATGATTCTCTTACAGTTTATGATGGTACTAGTACAAGCGCAACAAGTTTAGGAACTTTTTGTGGTTCTTCTAATTTTACTGTTGTTTCAACAAATACAGATAATGCGCTACATTTTGTTTTCTCTTCAGATGGATCTGTAACCGAAAGTGGTTGGGAAGCAACAATATCTACTACAACTGCTTCTAATCCAATAAATACTTTAGGCTATAGTTTCGAAAATACTTTAGATGGCTGGACAAATGCTGGTGGTGATCAATTTGATTGGACAAACAGAGAAAACAATACACCATCAAGCGGAACAGGTCCACAAAGCGGAGCGCAAGAAGGTATATGGTTTATGTACATAGAAACTTCTGGAGGAGCTACTAATGATAATGCATACTTTCAGAAAGAATTTGACTTTACAGGAGAAATAAATGCGCAATTATCATTTTACTACCATATGTATTCTCAAACTTCCAATTCAAATATGGGAACACTTAATGTGTTAATTAGTAATAACAACGGAAGTAGTTATACAAACGTTTTTACAAGAACAGGCAATCAAGGTAATGGTTGGTTAAACCAAACAATAGATTTAAGTGCCTACGATGGACAAACTATAATTATTCGTTTCGAAGGTGTAAGAAATACAAGTTGGCAATCTGATGTTTCTATAGATAATGTAGTTATAACATCAGAAACTGGATCTTCAACACCAAAAATAGACATTACAATTACTGCAGATCCTAAAACTAAAGAATTTGGAGATACAGATCCTGCCCTAACATACACAATAACTTCTGGTAGTTTAGAAAGTGGAGATACTTTAGTTGGTAATATATCTAGGTCGCCAGGAGAAGTTGTTGGAAACTATACTATAAATCAGGGTAGTTTATTAAATACAAATAATCCTAAATATAACATCACATATGTTTCTGCAATTTTTTCTATCACATCTAAAGATACAGATGGAGATTCTTATGCAGATGATATAGATATTGACATGGATAATGATGGAATATTAAATATTGATGAAAGTTGTGTAAAACCAGGGGCAGCAGCACCAGAAAGTGATCAAATAAAATACTCTTATGAGAATTTCGATGTTTATGCTATTGGAGGTAACACAAATAATGGTTTAGGTTATCAAGAATCTGGTTTTCAAGAAGCTGCTTATTCTAAAGGATTAGATTTAACTGTTCTAAATGGTAGTAATGATTTTAATTTACCAAATACAGTTACAGATGGAAGTGCAGGAACAACAACCGGTACATTTTCTAATGGAAATTTATCATATGTTACTACTGCTGTAAACACAGCTGTTCGTAGAAATCAATTTAGAAGAACAACTGGTGCCTCATTTAGGTCTGGAAATTCTGGTGATGCCATCTATGTAAAACCATCCATTAATTTAGCTGTTGGTGAAGATTATACTATAAATATAGACTTTACACAAGCTGTACATGCTTTTAGCTTCGATTTAATAGACATCCTAGACACTACTCAAGATCCCGTGGACTTATTACTTAGATATGAAGTTTATGCAGATTCAAAACTAATTGCATATTTTGAAAGTGGTTTTATTGGTGATGATGCTACTGCAACTGTTAATATTTTTGATGCAGATGACATTAGTAGAGGAACCATGATTGTGGGGCAAAATACAGAGTCTACAATTGGTTTTCTGTCAAACACAACAATTAGTAAGGTTTCTATCGTTCATAAAGTACTTAATGGAACTGTTGCAGGGTCTTATGTAGATTTACATGGTATGGATAATTTTGTTTGGAGTACAAACAGTATCTCTTGTTTTGCAAATAGTTTAGATGTAGATGGAGATGGAATACCAAATGAAAGAGATTTAGATTCAGACAACGACGGAATTCCAGATAATATAGAAGCACAAACAACCATAGAATATATTGCGCCTAATTATTCATATAATACAAACGGTTTAGACACAGCATATATAGGCGGATTAACCGTAGTAAATACAGATGGAAATGGTAATGCAGATTTTACAAATTTAGATTCAGATGGTGATTTCATTTTTGACACTGTAGAAGCTGGTTTATCAATAGATACAGATGGTGATGGTAAAACTAACGGCAGTGTAGGAGAAAATGGTTTAGACAACAGCATTTATCCTGCAGATGATTATAGCGATGTAAATGCAAATATGGATATCCCTACAAGTTTACCCGATTCAGATAATGATGCGCTAACAATAGGTGATGTAGATTACAGAGACATTCATCCATCTGGAACTCCATTAATTACGCAAATTCATCAAACTAGTTCTAACAAAATTATTGAAATTACCAATATTCATCCTACAAATTCAATTTTAGCCAATAGTATTAAATTTTCTCTATTTAAAAATAAAACAGGAGACCAAACAAATATTACACCGGATGAAATTTATACAATCCCAACAGATTTAAATCCAGGAGAAACTATTTTAGTTTCTAATACCAATATTATAGACATAGCAGATAGTAATGATATTTTGTTGCTTACGCACCCAAATGGTATTGCAACTGGAATAACCGCTTGGAAAAACAGATACGACACCACAAGTAATATAAATAATAATACTTCTTATGTTAGAAGTGATGAAATCTCTTCAACAAACAAAAATTTTACAACAACAGAATGGATTGCTTTTGTAGATGACGCTTTAGATCCTTATAGAGATGCTGGTTCTGGTGGACCAGAAAGACATCCTCATGATCCTTTATTATCAGAAATTACAAATGCAAATGCAGAATCTAATATGTTATTAGGAAAACATAGAATTAATCCTACTAATAGATCTGGTGGATCTTGGAGTAATGGCTTTCCAGATAGAACAAGAAGAGTTGTTATTGCTGAAAACTATAGTTCATCACAAAAATTAAGCGCAAAAAAATTAACAATTAATTCTGGAAACAAATTAACCATTACAGACAACCTTTTAGTTGTTTCCGAAGATATTATTTTAACAGATGTAACAAGTGAAATTCGTTTATCTGGCACATCACAATTAATTCAAAGTCACACTGCAACAAGTAAAAGTGGTGGTAGTGGTAAACTATTTATAGACCAAAATTCTACTTTAGCAAGTACATACAGATACAATTATATGAGTTCTCCTGTTGGAGGAACAAGTTATACATTAGGTGATGTTTTAAAAGATGGTTCAGATCCAACATCTGCCACTTCTACTCCATTAGATATTGAATTTGTTGGAGGCTATAATGGAGATACTACATCTCCAATAAAAATTGCAGAATATTGGCTTTTCACATATGCAAGCGCAGACGGAAGCTACTCTAATTGGGTACAGAAAAAAAGTACTGGTTCTATACCTGTAACTGATGGTTACTCAATTAAAGGACCAGGACAAGCACAAAACTATACATTTGTTGGAACACCAAATGATGGAAACTTAACAACTTCTATAGGGCCAAATGAATCGTATTTAGTAGGTAATCCATATCCTTCTGCTATAAGTACAAAAAAATTTATTGAAGATAATAGTAGCGCTATAGATGGTACATTATATTTCTGGCAACATGCAGGAGAAGAAGATATTGCTAGTTCTAATATAGCTGGTCATAGTTATAGCGGTTATATTGGTGGTTATTCTACAAGAAATATTGCTATGGGTTTAGCTGCAAATCAAGTAAGTTCTAACGATAACAGTAATGACAACACTCCTTCTTTAGGATCTGGAACTTATACAACACCAGAAAATTATATTGCAATAGCCCAAGGTTTTTTTATAAGCGGAGATGCAGATGGAGGAGATGTTGTGTTTAATAATAGTCAGAGAGAATTTATAACAGAAGGGTCTGAATCTATATTCTTTAGATCTAATAATGATGAAGATGATGAATACACCAGACCTAGATTACCTGTTATAAAACTAGGAATGGATTATACAACTGTAGAAAACAGAAAAACACACAGACAAATTGGTATTTCTTTTAACCCAAATAATTCTTTTGCTTATGATGTTGGTTATGACAGTTATATGTACGATTTATCTGATTCTGATATTTACTGGAGATTTCAAGGAGATGAAGACAGTAAATACATTATTGCTGGAGTTCATGAAATTACTCCACAATTAAGAGTTCCTCTAGAAATTATTTTAGCTAAAGATGATGAAATTACAATTCAAATAGATGAGTGGAATTTAAGAGATCAAAGAGTATTTTTATATGACAATCATACAGGAATATATTATCCTCTAAAAAACAACAAGGCTGTTTTAAATTTAGAAAAAGGAACTTATGAAAACAGGTTTTTTATAACTTTTTCTGAAAAACAAGAAGCATTATCTACCACAGATGATAATTATTTAGCAAATAACATTTCTATCTTTTATAACAAAAAAGAGAACGCAATAAACATAAATCCTACAAACAATATCAATTTAGTAAATGCTGAATTATATTCTATTCTAGGTAAAAAAATCTACTCTTGGAAATTTTCAGAAAATGAAAATCAGAATAAAAAGCTAAAAATAAACTCTCTTTCTAAAACTGTATATATTTTAAAGATTGATACAGACAAAGGAAAAATATCAAAAAAAATAATTATAAATTAA
- a CDS encoding cysteine desulfurase family protein produces MKSIYLDNAATTKMDAQVLEVMHTSMQDTYGNPSSTHQFGRRAKSAVETARKNIAKQLNVSAAEIIFTAGGTEADNLILHNAVLNLGVTTIITSKIEHHAVLHTCNYLEKTYNINVNYVNVDEFGVIDLIHLEELLSDSDDTTLVSLMYINNEIGNILPADDICKMCKKYGALFHSDTVQAIGHYKIDLQRTPMDFMVASAHKFHGPKGVGFAYFKKGFGILPMLHGGDQEKGARSSTENVHAILGMEKALEIAVSNLQKDKNHIESLKVYFISELKKISENIVFNGLSSDLDKSSYVILSARFPIQNNMLLFSLDLAGIAVSGGSACQSGSNKGSHVLSEILVGTEVDKTSVRFSFSKYTTKEALDITISELRKHLL; encoded by the coding sequence ATGAAATCTATCTATTTAGACAACGCAGCAACTACAAAAATGGATGCGCAAGTATTAGAAGTTATGCACACTTCTATGCAAGATACTTATGGAAATCCATCTTCTACACATCAATTTGGTAGAAGAGCAAAATCTGCTGTAGAAACTGCAAGAAAAAATATTGCAAAACAACTTAATGTTTCTGCTGCCGAAATTATTTTTACTGCAGGTGGTACAGAAGCAGATAATTTAATTTTACATAATGCTGTTTTAAATTTAGGAGTAACAACAATTATTACGTCTAAAATAGAACATCATGCAGTTTTACATACTTGTAATTATTTAGAAAAGACATATAATATTAATGTGAATTATGTAAATGTAGATGAGTTTGGGGTTATAGATTTAATTCATTTAGAAGAATTATTATCAGATTCCGATGATACTACTTTAGTGAGTTTAATGTACATAAATAATGAAATTGGTAACATTTTGCCTGCAGATGATATCTGTAAAATGTGTAAAAAGTATGGCGCTTTATTTCATTCTGATACTGTACAAGCTATAGGGCATTACAAAATAGATTTACAAAGAACACCAATGGATTTTATGGTTGCAAGTGCACATAAATTTCATGGGCCAAAAGGTGTTGGTTTTGCTTATTTTAAAAAAGGATTTGGAATTTTGCCAATGTTACATGGTGGAGATCAAGAAAAAGGAGCAAGATCTAGTACCGAAAATGTACACGCTATTTTAGGTATGGAAAAAGCGCTAGAGATTGCTGTTTCTAATTTGCAAAAAGATAAAAATCATATAGAAAGCCTAAAGGTTTATTTTATTTCTGAATTGAAAAAAATATCAGAAAACATTGTGTTTAACGGACTTTCATCAGATTTAGATAAAAGCAGTTATGTAATTTTAAGCGCACGTTTTCCTATACAAAACAACATGTTATTATTCAGTTTAGATTTAGCAGGAATAGCTGTTTCTGGTGGTTCTGCATGCCAAAGTGGAAGTAATAAAGGTTCTCACGTACTATCAGAAATATTGGTAGGTACAGAAGTAGATAAAACTTCTGTACGTTTTTCTTTTTCTAAATATACTACAAAAGAAGCGCTAGATATTACCATATCTGAACTTCGTAAACATTTACTCTAA
- a CDS encoding Smr/MutS family protein: MRLEIGNKVAVLDDVLKGKVISINGDQVSVETNDGMVFNFLASELVKIDVEQHELSKYSDINNPLFKEKAIEKKSKKSFFTKQKNEVILEVDLHISKLTKSTKGMDNYDMLNLQLDTAKRKVEFAIHKRIAKIVFIHGVGEGVLKSELHSLLNKYPVKYYDASYKKYGLGATEVYVYQNIVE; encoded by the coding sequence ATGCGTTTAGAAATTGGAAATAAAGTTGCGGTTTTAGATGATGTTTTAAAAGGAAAAGTTATCTCCATTAACGGAGACCAAGTTTCCGTAGAAACAAACGATGGCATGGTTTTTAACTTTCTTGCTTCAGAATTAGTTAAAATTGATGTTGAACAACATGAATTATCTAAATATTCCGATATAAATAATCCGTTGTTTAAAGAAAAAGCAATCGAAAAAAAATCTAAAAAAAGCTTTTTTACCAAACAAAAAAACGAAGTTATTTTAGAAGTAGATTTACATATTAGTAAACTTACAAAGTCTACAAAAGGAATGGATAATTACGATATGTTAAACCTTCAGTTAGATACTGCAAAAAGAAAAGTTGAATTTGCTATTCATAAAAGAATTGCTAAAATTGTCTTTATTCATGGAGTAGGAGAAGGCGTTTTAAAATCTGAACTACATTCTTTATTAAATAAATATCCTGTAAAATATTACGATGCTTCATACAAGAAATACGGTTTAGGAGCAACTGAAGTTTATGTTTATCAAAATATAGTTGAATAA
- the ppk2 gene encoding polyphosphate kinase 2 — protein MEKKLTEKELKKLNSKEGLLALLSKPLNIDRAIRYVDYQRKLEKLQVELIRLQTWAINNNERIIIVFQGRDAAGKGGAIRRLTERINPRHMRIVALSKPTEDEQSQWYFQRYVEQFPKAGEIVFFDRSWYNRAVVEPVNGFCTEEEYKIFMNQVNDFERMILESGIHLVKIYMSISKKEQAKRFADIKSDPLKQWKMTKVDERAQELWDDYTDYKSAMFLNTNTEISPWKIIRANRKTEARINVINHILERIPYDTSLEI, from the coding sequence ATGGAAAAGAAACTTACAGAAAAAGAATTAAAGAAGCTAAATTCTAAAGAAGGTTTGCTGGCTTTATTATCTAAACCTTTAAATATAGATAGAGCTATTAGATATGTGGATTATCAAAGAAAGTTAGAAAAGTTACAAGTAGAATTAATTCGCTTACAAACTTGGGCAATTAATAATAACGAACGTATTATTATTGTTTTTCAAGGTAGAGATGCTGCAGGAAAAGGTGGTGCAATTAGAAGACTTACAGAGCGTATAAATCCTCGTCATATGAGAATTGTAGCCTTGTCTAAACCTACTGAAGATGAACAATCTCAATGGTATTTTCAAAGATATGTAGAACAGTTTCCTAAAGCAGGAGAAATTGTTTTTTTTGATAGAAGCTGGTATAATAGAGCGGTTGTAGAACCTGTAAATGGATTTTGTACAGAGGAAGAATACAAGATTTTTATGAATCAAGTAAATGATTTTGAACGAATGATTTTAGAATCTGGCATTCATCTTGTAAAAATTTATATGTCTATTTCTAAAAAAGAACAAGCAAAACGTTTTGCAGATATTAAAAGTGATCCATTAAAACAATGGAAAATGACTAAAGTAGATGAACGTGCACAAGAACTTTGGGACGATTATACAGATTATAAAAGTGCCATGTTTCTAAATACAAACACAGAAATTTCTCCTTGGAAAATAATTAGAGCAAATAGAAAAACCGAAGCTCGTATAAATGTAATCAATCACATTTTAGAGAGAATACCTTATGATACTTCTTTAGAAATTTAA
- the ppk2 gene encoding polyphosphate kinase 2 translates to MNKRKGLTEEDFKSVTNNKELLALIEQKNSAFKKVSKTLLYDDELRLLQIELVKLQHWLSKENKRVAVIFEGRDAAGKGGNIRRFMEHLNPRSSRLVALNKPTEVEKGQWYFQRYIKELPNPGEIVFFDRSWYNRAVVEPVMGFCSENQYKEFLVQVPEFEHMMYEDGLIIIKFWLSISKEEQLKRFEARKENPLKRWKFSPVDKKGQALWDKYTHYKGEMFSKTHTSYSPWMIIKTNDKKTARLEAMRHVLSQFDYEGKEDAKTILNPDPNVVMRYYRSNIQID, encoded by the coding sequence ATGAATAAACGTAAGGGATTAACGGAAGAAGATTTTAAAAGTGTTACAAATAATAAAGAATTATTAGCACTTATAGAACAGAAAAATAGCGCTTTTAAGAAGGTGTCTAAAACACTTTTATATGATGATGAATTACGTTTGTTACAAATAGAATTGGTTAAACTACAACATTGGCTTTCTAAAGAAAATAAAAGAGTTGCCGTAATTTTTGAAGGAAGAGATGCAGCAGGGAAAGGTGGTAATATTCGTAGGTTTATGGAACATTTAAACCCGCGTTCTAGTAGGTTAGTAGCTTTAAATAAACCAACAGAAGTAGAAAAAGGGCAATGGTATTTTCAACGTTATATTAAAGAATTACCAAACCCAGGAGAAATTGTTTTTTTTGACAGAAGCTGGTATAATAGAGCAGTTGTAGAACCAGTTATGGGTTTTTGTTCAGAAAATCAGTACAAAGAATTTTTAGTACAGGTACCAGAGTTCGAACACATGATGTACGAAGATGGTTTAATTATTATAAAATTCTGGCTATCTATATCTAAAGAAGAACAATTAAAACGTTTTGAAGCACGTAAAGAAAACCCATTAAAACGTTGGAAATTTAGTCCTGTAGATAAAAAAGGACAAGCACTTTGGGATAAATACACACATTATAAAGGAGAAATGTTTTCTAAAACACATACTTCTTATAGTCCTTGGATGATTATTAAAACCAATGACAAAAAAACGGCAAGATTAGAAGCTATGAGGCATGTTTTATCTCAATTCGATTACGAAGGAAAAGAAGATGCAAAAACAATTTTAAACCCAGATCCTAATGTTGTAATGCGTTATTATCGTTCTAATATTCAGATAGATTAA
- a CDS encoding lipid A deacylase LpxR family protein, translating into MKYFYFILFFFISHFIFSQSKFSKEISLITDNDLYVSKVNDRYYTSGVFLTFSYLSESKNDQLEKRILEWQIGHEMFTPYKSIVEDISEHDRPFAAYLYGSFGINRLYKNNNNFKTTLQIGIIGSNAFGKELQDFIHDIYGFNKAVGWKHQIKNAFALNLNAEYIRQLTKSSNNYFDISWVNSGKIGTIYSNISTGFYGRIGFKPLQRLANSIAFNTSINNKKTNYVREVETFIYIKPMLRYVFYDATLQGSFLNKNSEVTNELVPLVFNLEVGLRFTANRFNFGYVYNYNSNKSKNLRYDNGQPYGSILINYLLR; encoded by the coding sequence ATGAAATACTTTTATTTTATTTTATTTTTTTTCATTTCTCATTTTATTTTTTCTCAATCTAAATTTTCTAAAGAAATTAGTTTAATTACTGATAACGATTTATATGTTTCTAAAGTAAACGACCGTTATTACACAAGCGGAGTTTTTTTAACATTTAGCTATTTGTCTGAAAGTAAAAATGATCAATTAGAAAAGCGAATTTTAGAATGGCAAATTGGTCATGAAATGTTTACACCTTATAAATCTATTGTAGAAGACATTAGTGAGCATGACAGACCTTTTGCAGCCTATTTATATGGTAGTTTCGGTATTAATAGACTTTACAAAAACAACAATAACTTTAAAACCACTTTACAAATAGGTATTATTGGTTCTAATGCTTTTGGCAAAGAGCTACAAGATTTTATTCATGATATATATGGTTTTAACAAAGCTGTTGGTTGGAAACACCAAATAAAAAATGCGTTTGCTTTAAATTTGAATGCAGAATATATAAGACAACTAACAAAAAGTTCTAATAATTATTTTGATATTTCTTGGGTAAATTCTGGAAAAATAGGAACTATTTACAGCAACATCTCTACAGGTTTTTATGGAAGAATTGGCTTTAAACCACTACAAAGACTAGCAAATTCTATTGCTTTTAATACAAGTATCAATAATAAAAAAACAAATTACGTAAGAGAGGTAGAAACTTTTATCTACATAAAACCAATGTTGCGTTATGTGTTTTACGATGCTACTTTACAAGGAAGTTTTCTAAATAAAAATAGCGAAGTTACAAATGAATTGGTTCCGCTTGTTTTTAACCTTGAAGTTGGTTTAAGGTTTACTGCAAATCGTTTTAATTTTGGTTATGTATATAATTACAATAGTAATAAGTCTAAAAACTTAAGGTATGACAATGGTCAACCTTATGGTTCTATTTTAATAAATTATTTGTTACGCTAA
- a CDS encoding ATP-dependent DNA helicase, whose translation MIKISGDFYTELLKKFPHSPTIKQSKLLRLLSDFIFDEDKDALFLLKGYAGTGKTTTISTFVNSLWSAGKKAVLLAPTGRAAKVIAIYSKKPAFTIHKKIYFPKKQSNGSVDFVLQPNKHRNTIFIIDEASMIPDGKQNQQLFDTKSLLDDLISYVYSGHQCKLIFIGDTAQLPPVKLDVSPALEADTLQYSFDKNVTEIELDEVMRQHENSGILANATLLRLLIENDSKNFKFDVDFPDIKRLEDGYDIEDAIVTAYDNNGVEDTAFIVRSNKRANQYNQQIRYNIRGQENEISAGDYIMIVKNNYFWLQESSAAGFIANGDICEVLKLFSIKELYGFRFAEVEMRMIDYPDMQPFETVLLLDTLTSESPSLTYDESNKLYQAVKEDYAHETKYKQFLAIKKNKYFNALQIKFSYAMTCHKSQGGQWKTVFVEQPYLPDGVSKEYFRWLYTAITRAQEKLYLIGFKDDFFEN comes from the coding sequence ATGATAAAAATATCAGGCGATTTTTATACGGAACTCCTAAAAAAGTTTCCACATTCACCAACAATTAAACAAAGTAAATTATTAAGGCTTTTAAGCGACTTTATTTTTGATGAGGATAAAGACGCCCTATTTTTATTGAAAGGATATGCAGGTACAGGTAAAACAACAACCATAAGTACTTTTGTAAATAGTTTGTGGTCCGCTGGTAAAAAAGCTGTTTTATTAGCTCCAACAGGACGTGCAGCAAAAGTAATTGCTATTTATTCTAAAAAACCTGCTTTTACAATTCATAAAAAAATTTATTTCCCTAAAAAGCAAAGTAATGGTTCTGTAGACTTTGTTTTACAACCCAATAAACATAGAAATACTATTTTTATTATAGATGAAGCTTCTATGATTCCTGATGGAAAGCAAAATCAGCAATTATTTGACACAAAATCTTTATTAGATGATTTAATCTCATATGTATATTCTGGGCATCAATGTAAATTGATTTTTATTGGTGATACTGCACAACTTCCACCTGTGAAATTAGACGTAAGTCCAGCTTTAGAAGCAGATACGTTACAATATAGTTTCGATAAAAACGTAACAGAAATAGAGTTAGATGAAGTAATGCGTCAGCATGAAAATTCAGGTATTTTAGCCAACGCAACTTTATTACGTTTGTTGATAGAAAATGATTCTAAAAACTTTAAGTTCGATGTAGATTTTCCAGATATAAAAAGGCTAGAAGATGGTTATGATATTGAGGATGCCATTGTTACTGCCTATGATAATAATGGGGTAGAAGATACTGCTTTTATTGTACGCTCTAACAAACGAGCCAACCAATACAACCAACAAATTAGGTATAATATTCGAGGACAAGAAAACGAAATTTCTGCAGGAGATTATATTATGATTGTAAAAAATAATTATTTCTGGTTACAAGAATCTTCTGCAGCTGGTTTTATTGCAAACGGAGATATTTGCGAGGTTTTAAAACTCTTTTCAATTAAAGAATTGTATGGTTTTAGATTTGCTGAAGTAGAAATGAGAATGATAGATTACCCAGATATGCAACCTTTTGAAACAGTTTTGTTGTTAGATACTTTAACTAGTGAAAGTCCATCTCTAACTTATGATGAATCTAATAAACTATACCAAGCTGTTAAAGAAGATTATGCACATGAAACTAAATACAAGCAGTTTTTAGCTATTAAAAAGAACAAGTATTTTAATGCGTTACAGATAAAATTCTCTTATGCTATGACATGTCATAAATCTCAAGGAGGACAATGGAAAACCGTTTTTGTAGAACAACCTTATTTACCAGATGGAGTTTCTAAAGAATATTTTAGATGGTTGTATACTGCAATTACAAGAGCACAAGAAAAATTATATTTAATTGGCTTTAAAGATGATTTTTTTGAGAATTAA